A single genomic interval of Helianthus annuus cultivar XRQ/B chromosome 13, HanXRQr2.0-SUNRISE, whole genome shotgun sequence harbors:
- the LOC110877059 gene encoding uncharacterized protein LOC110877059 isoform X2 → MTTSQPHALPSVCCSRSNSLSKTCFYHKRVYSRKSFLINLCLLKNATPGPNSASVDTQLSCLTYYKSRRTRHILPFASADDGVTVNGSSQISTSGDVDKLRVKLDESLQNEEYNSALIQSLHDAARVYELAIKEQVSASKLSWFSTAWLGIDQTAWVKALSYQASVYSLLLAACEISSRGDRRDRDINVFVQRSLSRHSAPLESVIRDALLDKQPELYDWFWSEQVPSVVSSFVNYFEKDQRFAAATGVLRKGTSLSSGDASDRSLLLFALSCIAAITKLGPTKVACTQFYSVLPELTGRLMSMLVELVPIRSAYSSIKEIGLRREFLVHFGPRAAACRVKDDQGTEEVLFWISLVQEQLQRAIDRERIWSRLTTSESIEVLDKDLTIFGFFIALGRRTQSYLSANNFESVPEPIEGLIRYLIGGSVLYYPQLSSISSYQLYVEVVCEELDWLPFYPGNVDTQKRSHDHKSKKGPPNEEAVPVVLDVCLHWIQSFIKYSKWLENPSNVKAARFLSRGHKILQESMEELGIPKKLMIESSTTNDFELTRTGGYDPLKRELDSFDKALESVDEAVVRLEELLQELHVSSSSSGKEHLKAACSDLEKIRKLKKEAEFLEASFRAKADCLQQGDDDGLSESSVRNKRQSVGKKSDSSNIDMDISSSKPNGLWSFLVRRPSPTPDLQSEIVYQSEDDTGVLESDEIQRFELLRNELIELERRVERSAKRSESEEEDNIKTAENSANYSKAAEGVQLVKVQEKEDIIGRSISKFKGTTTDVLQGTQLLAIDVAAATGLLRRAIIGDELTDKEKQALRRTLTDLASVIPIGFLMLLPVTAVGHAAMLAAIQRYVPSLIPSTYGPERLDLLRQLEKVKEMETTEPNPPESATD, encoded by the exons ATGACCACTTCTCAACCGCACGCTCTGCCCTCTGTCTGCTGCTCCCGTTCTAATTCCCTATCAAA AACCTGCTTTTATCACAAGAGGGTTTATTCAAGGAAAAGCTTCTTGATAAATCTTTGTTTGTTAAAAAATGCGACTCCTGGTCCCAATTCCGCATCAGTAGATACTCAATTATCTTGTTTGACGTATTACAAGTCAAGAAGAACAAGACACATTTTGCCATTTGCTTCTGCTGATGACGGTGTAACAGTCAATGGTAGTTCTCAGATAAGTACTAGTGGGGATGTTGATAAACTGAGGGTCAAGCTCGATGAGTCTTTGCAAAATGAAGAATATAATAGTGCGCTTATACAATCATTGCATGATGCTGCACGGGTATATGAGCTGGCCATTAAAGAGCAGGTCTCTGCATCTAAGTTATCATGGTTCTCAACTGCCTGGCTTGGTATAGACCAAACGGCTTGGGTGAAGGCTTTATCTTATCAG GCCTCAGTGTATTCATTACTATTAGCAGCATGTGAGATATCATCTCGTGGAGACAGAAGAGACCGAGACATCAATGTTTTTGTGCAAAGGAG TCTGTCACGGCATTCTGCCCCCTTAGAAAGTGTAATCCGGGATGCACTATTAGACAAGCAGCCAGAACTTTATGACTGGTTTTGGTCCGAACAAGTGCCATCTGTGGTGTCCAGTTTTGTCAATTATTTTGAGAAAGATCAACGATTTGCTGCTGCTACTGGAGT GCTCAGAAAAGGCACATCCTTGAGTTCAGGGGATGCAAGTGATAGATCGTTGCTCCTGTTTGCCTTGAGTTGCATTGCTGCAATAACAAAACTGGGCCCTACAAAAGTAGCTTGCACACAGTTTTACTCTGTTCTTCCTGAGTTAACCGGTAGATTGATGAGCATGCTGGTTGAACTTGTTCCTATACGCTCAGCTTATAGTTCCATTAAAGAAATCGGTTTGCGCAGAGAATTTTTGGTCCACTTTGGACCTCGCGCTGCAGCATGCAGAGTGAAAGATGATCAAGGCACTGAAGAAGTTTTATTTTGGATTAGTCTTGTTCAAGAACAGTTACAACGGGCTATTGATAGAGAGAGAATATGGTCAAGATTGACAACCAGTGAAAGTATTGAG GTTTTAGATAAAGATTTGACTATTTTTGGATTCTTCATTGCTTTGGGAAGAAGGACTCAGTCATATCTATCTGCAAATAACTTTGAGTCGGTACCTGAACCCATTGAAGGATTGATTAG GTATCTTATTGGTGGCAGTGTGTTATACTATCCTCAGCTTTCATCAATAAGCTCTTATCAACTGTATGTGGAG GTTGTATGCGAAGAGTTGGACTGGCTTCCGTTCTACCCAGGAAACGTTGATACGCAAAAACGCTCGCATGACCATAAAAGTAAAAAAGGTCCTCCAAACGAGGAAGCTGTCCCTGTTGTTTTAGACGTCTGTTTACACTGGATTCAGAGCTTTATTAAATATAGTAAATGGCTTGAGAACCCTTCTAATGTAAAGGCTGCAAGATTCCTTTCTAGAGG GCATAAGATCTTACAGGAGTCTATGGAAGAATTAGGCATACCCAA GAAGCTGATGATTGAAAGCAGTACTACAAATGATTTTGAGCTTACTCGTACAGGTGGTTATGATCCGTTAAAGAGAGAACTAGATTCTTTTGACAAG GCACTGGAGAGTGTTGATGAAGCCGTTGTAAGGCTTGAGGAATTACTTCAAGAGTTACACGTATCCAGCTCCAGTTCTGGAAAAGAGCATTTAAAAGCTGCTTGTTCTGACCTTGAGAAAATAAGAAAGCTTAAAAAAGAGGCTGAATTTCTCGAGGCATCTTTTAGAGCCAAGGCCGATTGCCTTCAGCAG GGAGACGATGATGGTCTTTCAGAGTCTTCTGTTAGGAACAAGAGACAATCTGTTGGCAAGAAAAGTGATAGTTCTAATATAGACATGGATATATCCAGCAG TAAACCTAATGGCTTATGGAGCTTTTTGGTCCGTCGTCCAAGCCCAACTCCTGACCTCCAATCAGAAATTGTCTACCAAAGT GAGGATGATACGGGTGTATTGGAATCAGATGAAATCCAGCGATTTGAATTattaagaaatgagctgattgaACTTGAAAGGCGAGTTGAAAGAAGCGCCAAGCGCTCCGAGAGCGAAGAG GAGGATAATATCAAAACGGCTGAAAATTCTGCAAATTATTCTAAAGCTGCTGAAGGGGTTCAATTGGTTAAGGTGCAGGAGAAAGAAGATATTATTGGAAGGTCCATAAGTAAATTTAAAGGAACTACCACG GATGTGTTGCAGGGTACTCAACTTCTAGCAATAGATGTTGCAGCAGCTACAGGGTTGCTTAGACGGGCCATTATAGGGGACGAATTGACCGACAAAGAAAAGCAAGCTCTAAGAAGAACCTTAACTGATCTGGCATCAGTTATTCCTATCGGCTTTCTCATGCTGCTCCCT GTCACTGCAGTCGGTCATGCAGCAATGTTGGCCGCTATTCAAAGATACGTCCCGTCACTG ATACCATCCACATATGGACCCGAAAGACTGGACCTTTTAAGGCAGCTTGAAAAGGTCAAAGAAATGGAGACCACCGAACCGAACCCCCCAGAGTCAGCTACTGATTGA
- the LOC110877059 gene encoding uncharacterized protein LOC110877059 isoform X3: MTTSQPHALPSVCCSRSNSLSKSLNPLVSFKHSRTCFYHKRVYSRKSFLINLCLLKNATPGPNSASVDTQLSCLTYYKSRRTRHILPFASADDGVTVNGSSQISTSGDVDKLRVKLDESLQNEEYNSALIQSLHDAARVYELAIKEQVSASKLSWFSTAWLGIDQTAWVKALSYQASVYSLLLAACEISSRGDRRDRDINVFVQRSLSRHSAPLESVIRDALLDKQPELYDWFWSEQVPSVVSSFVNYFEKDQRFAAATGVLRKGTSLSSGDASDRSLLLFALSCIAAITKLGPTKVACTQFYSVLPELTGRLMSMLVELVPIRSAYSSIKEIGLRREFLVHFGPRAAACRVKDDQGTEEVLFWISLVQEQLQRAIDRERIWSRLTTSESIEVLDKDLTIFGFFIALGRRTQSYLSANNFESVPEPIEGLIRYLIGGSVLYYPQLSSISSYQLYVEVVCEELDWLPFYPGNVDTQKRSHDHKSKKGPPNEEAVPVVLDVCLHWIQSFIKYSKWLENPSNVKAARFLSRGHKILQESMEELGIPKKLMIESSTTNDFELTRTGGYDPLKRELDSFDKALESVDEAVVRLEELLQELHVSSSSSGKEHLKAACSDLEKIRKLKKEAEFLEASFRAKADCLQQEDDTGVLESDEIQRFELLRNELIELERRVERSAKRSESEEEDNIKTAENSANYSKAAEGVQLVKVQEKEDIIGRSISKFKGTTTDVLQGTQLLAIDVAAATGLLRRAIIGDELTDKEKQALRRTLTDLASVIPIGFLMLLPVTAVGHAAMLAAIQRYVPSLIPSTYGPERLDLLRQLEKVKEMETTEPNPPESATD; encoded by the exons ATGACCACTTCTCAACCGCACGCTCTGCCCTCTGTCTGCTGCTCCCGTTCTAATTCCCTATCAAA ATCGCTGAATCCATTGGTTTCGTTTAAACATTCCAGAACCTGCTTTTATCACAAGAGGGTTTATTCAAGGAAAAGCTTCTTGATAAATCTTTGTTTGTTAAAAAATGCGACTCCTGGTCCCAATTCCGCATCAGTAGATACTCAATTATCTTGTTTGACGTATTACAAGTCAAGAAGAACAAGACACATTTTGCCATTTGCTTCTGCTGATGACGGTGTAACAGTCAATGGTAGTTCTCAGATAAGTACTAGTGGGGATGTTGATAAACTGAGGGTCAAGCTCGATGAGTCTTTGCAAAATGAAGAATATAATAGTGCGCTTATACAATCATTGCATGATGCTGCACGGGTATATGAGCTGGCCATTAAAGAGCAGGTCTCTGCATCTAAGTTATCATGGTTCTCAACTGCCTGGCTTGGTATAGACCAAACGGCTTGGGTGAAGGCTTTATCTTATCAG GCCTCAGTGTATTCATTACTATTAGCAGCATGTGAGATATCATCTCGTGGAGACAGAAGAGACCGAGACATCAATGTTTTTGTGCAAAGGAG TCTGTCACGGCATTCTGCCCCCTTAGAAAGTGTAATCCGGGATGCACTATTAGACAAGCAGCCAGAACTTTATGACTGGTTTTGGTCCGAACAAGTGCCATCTGTGGTGTCCAGTTTTGTCAATTATTTTGAGAAAGATCAACGATTTGCTGCTGCTACTGGAGT GCTCAGAAAAGGCACATCCTTGAGTTCAGGGGATGCAAGTGATAGATCGTTGCTCCTGTTTGCCTTGAGTTGCATTGCTGCAATAACAAAACTGGGCCCTACAAAAGTAGCTTGCACACAGTTTTACTCTGTTCTTCCTGAGTTAACCGGTAGATTGATGAGCATGCTGGTTGAACTTGTTCCTATACGCTCAGCTTATAGTTCCATTAAAGAAATCGGTTTGCGCAGAGAATTTTTGGTCCACTTTGGACCTCGCGCTGCAGCATGCAGAGTGAAAGATGATCAAGGCACTGAAGAAGTTTTATTTTGGATTAGTCTTGTTCAAGAACAGTTACAACGGGCTATTGATAGAGAGAGAATATGGTCAAGATTGACAACCAGTGAAAGTATTGAG GTTTTAGATAAAGATTTGACTATTTTTGGATTCTTCATTGCTTTGGGAAGAAGGACTCAGTCATATCTATCTGCAAATAACTTTGAGTCGGTACCTGAACCCATTGAAGGATTGATTAG GTATCTTATTGGTGGCAGTGTGTTATACTATCCTCAGCTTTCATCAATAAGCTCTTATCAACTGTATGTGGAG GTTGTATGCGAAGAGTTGGACTGGCTTCCGTTCTACCCAGGAAACGTTGATACGCAAAAACGCTCGCATGACCATAAAAGTAAAAAAGGTCCTCCAAACGAGGAAGCTGTCCCTGTTGTTTTAGACGTCTGTTTACACTGGATTCAGAGCTTTATTAAATATAGTAAATGGCTTGAGAACCCTTCTAATGTAAAGGCTGCAAGATTCCTTTCTAGAGG GCATAAGATCTTACAGGAGTCTATGGAAGAATTAGGCATACCCAA GAAGCTGATGATTGAAAGCAGTACTACAAATGATTTTGAGCTTACTCGTACAGGTGGTTATGATCCGTTAAAGAGAGAACTAGATTCTTTTGACAAG GCACTGGAGAGTGTTGATGAAGCCGTTGTAAGGCTTGAGGAATTACTTCAAGAGTTACACGTATCCAGCTCCAGTTCTGGAAAAGAGCATTTAAAAGCTGCTTGTTCTGACCTTGAGAAAATAAGAAAGCTTAAAAAAGAGGCTGAATTTCTCGAGGCATCTTTTAGAGCCAAGGCCGATTGCCTTCAGCAG GAGGATGATACGGGTGTATTGGAATCAGATGAAATCCAGCGATTTGAATTattaagaaatgagctgattgaACTTGAAAGGCGAGTTGAAAGAAGCGCCAAGCGCTCCGAGAGCGAAGAG GAGGATAATATCAAAACGGCTGAAAATTCTGCAAATTATTCTAAAGCTGCTGAAGGGGTTCAATTGGTTAAGGTGCAGGAGAAAGAAGATATTATTGGAAGGTCCATAAGTAAATTTAAAGGAACTACCACG GATGTGTTGCAGGGTACTCAACTTCTAGCAATAGATGTTGCAGCAGCTACAGGGTTGCTTAGACGGGCCATTATAGGGGACGAATTGACCGACAAAGAAAAGCAAGCTCTAAGAAGAACCTTAACTGATCTGGCATCAGTTATTCCTATCGGCTTTCTCATGCTGCTCCCT GTCACTGCAGTCGGTCATGCAGCAATGTTGGCCGCTATTCAAAGATACGTCCCGTCACTG ATACCATCCACATATGGACCCGAAAGACTGGACCTTTTAAGGCAGCTTGAAAAGGTCAAAGAAATGGAGACCACCGAACCGAACCCCCCAGAGTCAGCTACTGATTGA
- the LOC110877059 gene encoding uncharacterized protein LOC110877059 isoform X4, giving the protein MTTSQPHALPSVCCSRSNSLSKTCFYHKRVYSRKSFLINLCLLKNATPGPNSASVDTQLSCLTYYKSRRTRHILPFASADDGVTVNGSSQISTSGDVDKLRVKLDESLQNEEYNSALIQSLHDAARVYELAIKEQVSASKLSWFSTAWLGIDQTAWVKALSYQASVYSLLLAACEISSRGDRRDRDINVFVQRSLSRHSAPLESVIRDALLDKQPELYDWFWSEQVPSVVSSFVNYFEKDQRFAAATGVLRKGTSLSSGDASDRSLLLFALSCIAAITKLGPTKVACTQFYSVLPELTGRLMSMLVELVPIRSAYSSIKEIGLRREFLVHFGPRAAACRVKDDQGTEEVLFWISLVQEQLQRAIDRERIWSRLTTSESIEVLDKDLTIFGFFIALGRRTQSYLSANNFESVPEPIEGLIRYLIGGSVLYYPQLSSISSYQLYVEVVCEELDWLPFYPGNVDTQKRSHDHKSKKGPPNEEAVPVVLDVCLHWIQSFIKYSKWLENPSNVKAARFLSRGHKILQESMEELGIPKKLMIESSTTNDFELTRTGGYDPLKRELDSFDKALESVDEAVVRLEELLQELHVSSSSSGKEHLKAACSDLEKIRKLKKEAEFLEASFRAKADCLQQEDDTGVLESDEIQRFELLRNELIELERRVERSAKRSESEEEDNIKTAENSANYSKAAEGVQLVKVQEKEDIIGRSISKFKGTTTDVLQGTQLLAIDVAAATGLLRRAIIGDELTDKEKQALRRTLTDLASVIPIGFLMLLPVTAVGHAAMLAAIQRYVPSLIPSTYGPERLDLLRQLEKVKEMETTEPNPPESATD; this is encoded by the exons ATGACCACTTCTCAACCGCACGCTCTGCCCTCTGTCTGCTGCTCCCGTTCTAATTCCCTATCAAA AACCTGCTTTTATCACAAGAGGGTTTATTCAAGGAAAAGCTTCTTGATAAATCTTTGTTTGTTAAAAAATGCGACTCCTGGTCCCAATTCCGCATCAGTAGATACTCAATTATCTTGTTTGACGTATTACAAGTCAAGAAGAACAAGACACATTTTGCCATTTGCTTCTGCTGATGACGGTGTAACAGTCAATGGTAGTTCTCAGATAAGTACTAGTGGGGATGTTGATAAACTGAGGGTCAAGCTCGATGAGTCTTTGCAAAATGAAGAATATAATAGTGCGCTTATACAATCATTGCATGATGCTGCACGGGTATATGAGCTGGCCATTAAAGAGCAGGTCTCTGCATCTAAGTTATCATGGTTCTCAACTGCCTGGCTTGGTATAGACCAAACGGCTTGGGTGAAGGCTTTATCTTATCAG GCCTCAGTGTATTCATTACTATTAGCAGCATGTGAGATATCATCTCGTGGAGACAGAAGAGACCGAGACATCAATGTTTTTGTGCAAAGGAG TCTGTCACGGCATTCTGCCCCCTTAGAAAGTGTAATCCGGGATGCACTATTAGACAAGCAGCCAGAACTTTATGACTGGTTTTGGTCCGAACAAGTGCCATCTGTGGTGTCCAGTTTTGTCAATTATTTTGAGAAAGATCAACGATTTGCTGCTGCTACTGGAGT GCTCAGAAAAGGCACATCCTTGAGTTCAGGGGATGCAAGTGATAGATCGTTGCTCCTGTTTGCCTTGAGTTGCATTGCTGCAATAACAAAACTGGGCCCTACAAAAGTAGCTTGCACACAGTTTTACTCTGTTCTTCCTGAGTTAACCGGTAGATTGATGAGCATGCTGGTTGAACTTGTTCCTATACGCTCAGCTTATAGTTCCATTAAAGAAATCGGTTTGCGCAGAGAATTTTTGGTCCACTTTGGACCTCGCGCTGCAGCATGCAGAGTGAAAGATGATCAAGGCACTGAAGAAGTTTTATTTTGGATTAGTCTTGTTCAAGAACAGTTACAACGGGCTATTGATAGAGAGAGAATATGGTCAAGATTGACAACCAGTGAAAGTATTGAG GTTTTAGATAAAGATTTGACTATTTTTGGATTCTTCATTGCTTTGGGAAGAAGGACTCAGTCATATCTATCTGCAAATAACTTTGAGTCGGTACCTGAACCCATTGAAGGATTGATTAG GTATCTTATTGGTGGCAGTGTGTTATACTATCCTCAGCTTTCATCAATAAGCTCTTATCAACTGTATGTGGAG GTTGTATGCGAAGAGTTGGACTGGCTTCCGTTCTACCCAGGAAACGTTGATACGCAAAAACGCTCGCATGACCATAAAAGTAAAAAAGGTCCTCCAAACGAGGAAGCTGTCCCTGTTGTTTTAGACGTCTGTTTACACTGGATTCAGAGCTTTATTAAATATAGTAAATGGCTTGAGAACCCTTCTAATGTAAAGGCTGCAAGATTCCTTTCTAGAGG GCATAAGATCTTACAGGAGTCTATGGAAGAATTAGGCATACCCAA GAAGCTGATGATTGAAAGCAGTACTACAAATGATTTTGAGCTTACTCGTACAGGTGGTTATGATCCGTTAAAGAGAGAACTAGATTCTTTTGACAAG GCACTGGAGAGTGTTGATGAAGCCGTTGTAAGGCTTGAGGAATTACTTCAAGAGTTACACGTATCCAGCTCCAGTTCTGGAAAAGAGCATTTAAAAGCTGCTTGTTCTGACCTTGAGAAAATAAGAAAGCTTAAAAAAGAGGCTGAATTTCTCGAGGCATCTTTTAGAGCCAAGGCCGATTGCCTTCAGCAG GAGGATGATACGGGTGTATTGGAATCAGATGAAATCCAGCGATTTGAATTattaagaaatgagctgattgaACTTGAAAGGCGAGTTGAAAGAAGCGCCAAGCGCTCCGAGAGCGAAGAG GAGGATAATATCAAAACGGCTGAAAATTCTGCAAATTATTCTAAAGCTGCTGAAGGGGTTCAATTGGTTAAGGTGCAGGAGAAAGAAGATATTATTGGAAGGTCCATAAGTAAATTTAAAGGAACTACCACG GATGTGTTGCAGGGTACTCAACTTCTAGCAATAGATGTTGCAGCAGCTACAGGGTTGCTTAGACGGGCCATTATAGGGGACGAATTGACCGACAAAGAAAAGCAAGCTCTAAGAAGAACCTTAACTGATCTGGCATCAGTTATTCCTATCGGCTTTCTCATGCTGCTCCCT GTCACTGCAGTCGGTCATGCAGCAATGTTGGCCGCTATTCAAAGATACGTCCCGTCACTG ATACCATCCACATATGGACCCGAAAGACTGGACCTTTTAAGGCAGCTTGAAAAGGTCAAAGAAATGGAGACCACCGAACCGAACCCCCCAGAGTCAGCTACTGATTGA
- the LOC110877059 gene encoding uncharacterized protein LOC110877059 isoform X1 — translation MTTSQPHALPSVCCSRSNSLSKSLNPLVSFKHSRTCFYHKRVYSRKSFLINLCLLKNATPGPNSASVDTQLSCLTYYKSRRTRHILPFASADDGVTVNGSSQISTSGDVDKLRVKLDESLQNEEYNSALIQSLHDAARVYELAIKEQVSASKLSWFSTAWLGIDQTAWVKALSYQASVYSLLLAACEISSRGDRRDRDINVFVQRSLSRHSAPLESVIRDALLDKQPELYDWFWSEQVPSVVSSFVNYFEKDQRFAAATGVLRKGTSLSSGDASDRSLLLFALSCIAAITKLGPTKVACTQFYSVLPELTGRLMSMLVELVPIRSAYSSIKEIGLRREFLVHFGPRAAACRVKDDQGTEEVLFWISLVQEQLQRAIDRERIWSRLTTSESIEVLDKDLTIFGFFIALGRRTQSYLSANNFESVPEPIEGLIRYLIGGSVLYYPQLSSISSYQLYVEVVCEELDWLPFYPGNVDTQKRSHDHKSKKGPPNEEAVPVVLDVCLHWIQSFIKYSKWLENPSNVKAARFLSRGHKILQESMEELGIPKKLMIESSTTNDFELTRTGGYDPLKRELDSFDKALESVDEAVVRLEELLQELHVSSSSSGKEHLKAACSDLEKIRKLKKEAEFLEASFRAKADCLQQGDDDGLSESSVRNKRQSVGKKSDSSNIDMDISSSKPNGLWSFLVRRPSPTPDLQSEIVYQSEDDTGVLESDEIQRFELLRNELIELERRVERSAKRSESEEEDNIKTAENSANYSKAAEGVQLVKVQEKEDIIGRSISKFKGTTTDVLQGTQLLAIDVAAATGLLRRAIIGDELTDKEKQALRRTLTDLASVIPIGFLMLLPVTAVGHAAMLAAIQRYVPSLIPSTYGPERLDLLRQLEKVKEMETTEPNPPESATD, via the exons ATGACCACTTCTCAACCGCACGCTCTGCCCTCTGTCTGCTGCTCCCGTTCTAATTCCCTATCAAA ATCGCTGAATCCATTGGTTTCGTTTAAACATTCCAGAACCTGCTTTTATCACAAGAGGGTTTATTCAAGGAAAAGCTTCTTGATAAATCTTTGTTTGTTAAAAAATGCGACTCCTGGTCCCAATTCCGCATCAGTAGATACTCAATTATCTTGTTTGACGTATTACAAGTCAAGAAGAACAAGACACATTTTGCCATTTGCTTCTGCTGATGACGGTGTAACAGTCAATGGTAGTTCTCAGATAAGTACTAGTGGGGATGTTGATAAACTGAGGGTCAAGCTCGATGAGTCTTTGCAAAATGAAGAATATAATAGTGCGCTTATACAATCATTGCATGATGCTGCACGGGTATATGAGCTGGCCATTAAAGAGCAGGTCTCTGCATCTAAGTTATCATGGTTCTCAACTGCCTGGCTTGGTATAGACCAAACGGCTTGGGTGAAGGCTTTATCTTATCAG GCCTCAGTGTATTCATTACTATTAGCAGCATGTGAGATATCATCTCGTGGAGACAGAAGAGACCGAGACATCAATGTTTTTGTGCAAAGGAG TCTGTCACGGCATTCTGCCCCCTTAGAAAGTGTAATCCGGGATGCACTATTAGACAAGCAGCCAGAACTTTATGACTGGTTTTGGTCCGAACAAGTGCCATCTGTGGTGTCCAGTTTTGTCAATTATTTTGAGAAAGATCAACGATTTGCTGCTGCTACTGGAGT GCTCAGAAAAGGCACATCCTTGAGTTCAGGGGATGCAAGTGATAGATCGTTGCTCCTGTTTGCCTTGAGTTGCATTGCTGCAATAACAAAACTGGGCCCTACAAAAGTAGCTTGCACACAGTTTTACTCTGTTCTTCCTGAGTTAACCGGTAGATTGATGAGCATGCTGGTTGAACTTGTTCCTATACGCTCAGCTTATAGTTCCATTAAAGAAATCGGTTTGCGCAGAGAATTTTTGGTCCACTTTGGACCTCGCGCTGCAGCATGCAGAGTGAAAGATGATCAAGGCACTGAAGAAGTTTTATTTTGGATTAGTCTTGTTCAAGAACAGTTACAACGGGCTATTGATAGAGAGAGAATATGGTCAAGATTGACAACCAGTGAAAGTATTGAG GTTTTAGATAAAGATTTGACTATTTTTGGATTCTTCATTGCTTTGGGAAGAAGGACTCAGTCATATCTATCTGCAAATAACTTTGAGTCGGTACCTGAACCCATTGAAGGATTGATTAG GTATCTTATTGGTGGCAGTGTGTTATACTATCCTCAGCTTTCATCAATAAGCTCTTATCAACTGTATGTGGAG GTTGTATGCGAAGAGTTGGACTGGCTTCCGTTCTACCCAGGAAACGTTGATACGCAAAAACGCTCGCATGACCATAAAAGTAAAAAAGGTCCTCCAAACGAGGAAGCTGTCCCTGTTGTTTTAGACGTCTGTTTACACTGGATTCAGAGCTTTATTAAATATAGTAAATGGCTTGAGAACCCTTCTAATGTAAAGGCTGCAAGATTCCTTTCTAGAGG GCATAAGATCTTACAGGAGTCTATGGAAGAATTAGGCATACCCAA GAAGCTGATGATTGAAAGCAGTACTACAAATGATTTTGAGCTTACTCGTACAGGTGGTTATGATCCGTTAAAGAGAGAACTAGATTCTTTTGACAAG GCACTGGAGAGTGTTGATGAAGCCGTTGTAAGGCTTGAGGAATTACTTCAAGAGTTACACGTATCCAGCTCCAGTTCTGGAAAAGAGCATTTAAAAGCTGCTTGTTCTGACCTTGAGAAAATAAGAAAGCTTAAAAAAGAGGCTGAATTTCTCGAGGCATCTTTTAGAGCCAAGGCCGATTGCCTTCAGCAG GGAGACGATGATGGTCTTTCAGAGTCTTCTGTTAGGAACAAGAGACAATCTGTTGGCAAGAAAAGTGATAGTTCTAATATAGACATGGATATATCCAGCAG TAAACCTAATGGCTTATGGAGCTTTTTGGTCCGTCGTCCAAGCCCAACTCCTGACCTCCAATCAGAAATTGTCTACCAAAGT GAGGATGATACGGGTGTATTGGAATCAGATGAAATCCAGCGATTTGAATTattaagaaatgagctgattgaACTTGAAAGGCGAGTTGAAAGAAGCGCCAAGCGCTCCGAGAGCGAAGAG GAGGATAATATCAAAACGGCTGAAAATTCTGCAAATTATTCTAAAGCTGCTGAAGGGGTTCAATTGGTTAAGGTGCAGGAGAAAGAAGATATTATTGGAAGGTCCATAAGTAAATTTAAAGGAACTACCACG GATGTGTTGCAGGGTACTCAACTTCTAGCAATAGATGTTGCAGCAGCTACAGGGTTGCTTAGACGGGCCATTATAGGGGACGAATTGACCGACAAAGAAAAGCAAGCTCTAAGAAGAACCTTAACTGATCTGGCATCAGTTATTCCTATCGGCTTTCTCATGCTGCTCCCT GTCACTGCAGTCGGTCATGCAGCAATGTTGGCCGCTATTCAAAGATACGTCCCGTCACTG ATACCATCCACATATGGACCCGAAAGACTGGACCTTTTAAGGCAGCTTGAAAAGGTCAAAGAAATGGAGACCACCGAACCGAACCCCCCAGAGTCAGCTACTGATTGA